The bacterium genome has a segment encoding these proteins:
- a CDS encoding DUF5678 domain-containing protein: MAKDWSKLYKKYKGLWVALGEDELTVLGFGATVKEAVSKAKKKTSKTPFLMHVPKTLDSYVGAL; encoded by the coding sequence ATGGCAAAAGACTGGTCAAAACTCTATAAGAAATATAAAGGATTGTGGGTGGCTCTTGGAGAGGACGAATTAACCGTGCTTGGCTTTGGTGCCACAGTAAAAGAGGCGGTGTCAAAGGCAAAAAAGAAAACAAGCAAGACGCCCTTTCTTATGCATGTACCTAAAACTCTCGATTCATACGTCGGCGCATTATGA